CATCAATTGGTTTAAAAGACCAGTATTTATTCTTTGCTTCTGATATGCCAGGTGGTTTTGGAGGTAAAGATATTTGGTATGTGAAATACAATAAAAAAGGAAAGACATGGAGTGATCCTGTGAACTTAGGTTCTGAGATTAATACTTCTGGAAATGAAATGTTCCCTTACATCCATGAAGATGGAAGATTATTCTTTGCATCTGATGGTCACCCAGGAATGGGTAGTTTAGACATCTTTGTTTCTGATCGTGTGGGAACAACTGATAAGTGGAACAATGTACAAAATATGAGATCTCCTATTAACTCATCTTACAATGATTTTGGAATCGTGTTTGATGGATTAAAAGACAGAGGATATATTACTACTGACCGTCCTGGTGGTAGAGGTTCAGATGATATTTGGTCATTCAGAATTCCACCATTGAAATTTATCTTGGCAGGTACAATTACAGATGTAGGTGATGGTAGTGCAATTCCAGGTGTAAATGTAAAATTGATTGGAACTGACGGTTCAACTGTTGAAGTGAAAACAGACGAATTAGGTTACTATGAGTTTGATCAAATTCCAGGTGGAACACAACGTTATATTAACAACGAAACGTCTTATACAATTGAAGTTTCTAAAGAAAGTTACTTGAATGGTAAAGGACAGGAAACAACTGTTGGTTTAACAGAGTCTACAAAATTGGTGCACGACTTTAAGTTACAAGGTTTCTCTCCAGATGTGGCAATTGTATTCCCTGAGGTAAGATATGATTTAGCAAAAGCGGAGTTACAGGTAAACGATGAAGTGAATTCAAAAGATTCATTAGACTTCCTTTATAATACTTTGATTGATAACCCAACAATTGTAATTGAGTTGATGGCACATACCGATTCACGTGGTAAAGATGCTGCCAATATGAAGTTATCACAAAGACGTGCGCAAAGTTGTGTGGATTACTTGATTTCAAAAGGGATTCCTGCAGATAGAATGGTGGCAAAAGGATATGGTGAGTCTAAGCCAAAAATTGATGACGCTACGATTAAAGCACTTCCAACTAGGGAAGAGCAAGAAGCAGCACACCAGAAAAACAGACGTACAGAATTTAGAGTATTACGAGATGATTACGTCCCAGCTCCAACACCAGAACAAGCTCCTGGAGAAGGAACCGAATCTGAGGGAGACGGAACAGGTAATTAGATCCTAAATAGATATTGAGAAAGCATTCCTAAATTTTTAGGAATGCTTTTTTTTATGTGTATAATTTAAGTATAACGCTTTGGGGAGAATTATCCCGTATATCAAATATTGTACGGATATTTGCACGAGATTAAGAATTGCATCAAAAAGTAAAAAGAAAGGATATGGCATCTAAGTATGAGAAGAGAGGAGTATCGGCAGAAAAAACCGATGTTCATAAAGCCATTGCGAATATTGATAAAGGATTATATCCAAAAGCATTTTGTAAAATCGTTCCGGATTATTTGACGGGAGATGATAATCATTGTGTGGTGATGCATGCAGATGGGGCTGGTACAAAGTCTTCATTGGCATATGCATACTGGAAAGAAACGGGAGATATTTCTGTATGGAAAGGTATTGCGCAGGATGCTCTAATTATGAATATAGATGACCTACTTTGTGTTGGTGCTACCGGACCAATAATGTTATCTTCAACTATTGGTCGTAATAAAGGTTTGATTCCGGGAGAGGTGATCAAAGCGATCATTGAGGGAACGGAAGAGCTGATTGAAGATTTACGTCAGTATGGGGTAGATATTATATCAACTGGTGGAGAAACAGCGGATGTCGGAGATTTGGTAAGAACCATTATTGTGGATTCTACTGTGGTGGCTAGAATGAAGAAGTCTGATGTTGTGGATAATGCCAATATTAAACCTGGGAATGTCATCGTTGGTTTGGCTTCTTTTGGTCAGGCGACATATGAAAAAGAATACAATGGTGGTATGGGAAGTAATGGATTGACTTCTGCTCGCCATGATGTATTTAATAAAGAAACGGCTGAGAAATACCCGGAAACTTATGATGCATCCATCGATAATGATTTGGTTTATTCAGGATCAATGGGTTTGACGTCAGAGGTAGAAGATGCACCATTAGATGCGGGTAAGTTGGTGTTGTCACCAACAAGAACATATGCACCAGTAATAGCGGCTATTTTAGAAAAGTATAGAGACCAGTTAGATGGTATGGTACATTGTTCAGGAGGAGCACAGACAAAAATTTTACACTTTGTTGGTGAACATCGTGTAATCAAAGACAATTTGTTTGAGGTACCTCCACTATTTAAATTGATCAAAGAGCAGTCAGAGACAGAGTGGAAAGAAATGTATCAGGTGTTTAATATGGGACACCGTATGGAAATCTACACGGATGAAGATACGGCCCAGAAAATAATTGAAATATCAAATTCATTTAATATCCCAGCTCAAATAGTGGGTAGAGTAGAAGAAGCTGAAAAAAGAGAGCTCATTATTAAATCTGAATTTGGTGAATTTACCTATTAAAAAGGCTAAGATATGATTGAGAAATTAGAGTTGATTAAAGAGCGGTTTGGAGAAGTTTCTAAAATGATCGTTGATCCGGAAGTTATAGCGGACATGAAGCGTTATGTGAAACTGAACAAGGAATATAAAAGCTTAGGTAAGATTGTTGAAGAATATGACAAGTACCAGGAGGTCATTGAAAATATTAGTAACAATAAAGAGATCATTGCTACAGAGGATGATCCGGAATTTAAGCAAATGGCCGAAGAGGATCTAAAAGAATTAGAACCTCGTAAAGTGGAGTTGGAAGAAAACTTGAAGCAGTTGTTAATTCCTAAAGATCCAGAAGATGAAAAGAACTGTGTAATGGAATTCCGTGCGGGAACAGGTGGCGATGAAGCATCTATTTTTGCGGGTGATCTGTTTAGAATGTATACCAAGTACTGTGAAAGTCGTGGTTGGACGGTATCTGTGATGGATGTGAATTACGGGACACAAGGAGGGTACAAAGAGGTAATCATGGAAGTGTCCGGAGAGGATGTGTATGGTGATTTGAAGTTTGAAGCCGGAGTACACCGTGTGCAACGTGTGCCGCAAACAGAAACCCAGGGTCGGGTGCATACCTCTGCTGCAACGGTAATGGTATTACCTGAAGCAGATGAGTTCGATGTAGAGATAAAAACCTCAGATATTAGAAAAGATTTATACTGTGCATCAGGACCTGGTGGGCAATCAGTAAATACAACATATTCAGCGGTTAGATTGACGCATATTCCAACAGGAATTGTCGCGCAATGTCAGGATCAAAAATCACAACCTAGAAACTATGAAAAAGCACTACAGGTTTTGAGATCAAGAATCTATGACATGGAGCTTCAAAAGAAATTGGAAGCGGATTCTGAGAAAAGAAAAGGAATGGTTTCCAGTGGTGATAGGTCTGCAAAGATTAGAACCTATAACTATCCGCAAGGACGTGTAACTGATCATAGAATTGGTCTAACGCTTTATAACTTGTCATCGGTTATGGATGGAGACATTCAGAAATTGGTTGATGAGCTGAAAATAGCAGAGAATGCTGCCAAATTACAAGAAGGAGAATAAACAGAAAAAACCATTCCACTGAGATGACCAGATCAGAATTAGTTGCAGAGATCAGGAGAAAAAGATCTTTTCTGTGTGTTGGACTAGATACAGATATTAATAGAATTCCGAAACATTTATTAGATTCAGAAGATCCAATATTTGAATTTAATAAAATGATCATAGATGCTACCAAAGATTATTGTGTCGCATATAAACCAAATATTGCTTTTTACGAAAGTTTGGGTGAAGTTGGTTGGAAGAGTTTGAAGAAAACCTTGGACTATATTCCGGATAATATCTTCACTATAGCAGATGCTAAAAGAGGAGATATTGGGAATACTTCAAAACTATATGCCAGAGCATTTTTTGAAACCCAAGATTTTGATTCGATCACGGTAGCTCCATATATGGGAGAAGATTCAGTAACACCATTTTTGTCATATGAGAATAAATGGGTGATTTTACTAGCACTAACTTCAAATAAAGGCGCATTAGATTTTCAGCAACAAGAATTGCAAAGTGGAGGTAAAGTATTTGAGAAAGTATTGACTGTTTCTGCGCAGTGGGGATCAGATGAAAATATGATGTATGTGGTTGGTGCGACTCGTGGAGAAGATATTGGTGAAGT
This genomic interval from bacterium SCSIO 12643 contains the following:
- a CDS encoding OmpA family protein, which gives rise to MKLNVLRLPLFLIFIFLGNSLLAQKKATAAADAQYESQSYFEAISLYKSSYTKEKSAAGKKKILYRIGHSYFMIQDYDNAKSWLSKAIKAGYKDPIAQYYYAETLKRQGLYDEAIVEFKKYQELDSSDKRAEQSIKECEKAQEWLDNPTRYIVEKDPVLNSKKSDFSPIWGDKRHQSLMFTSTREGSVGDNVDPITGQSFSSIWSTTQDKKSKKWMVPNIIDEGVINNGEANEGSACFDSRFKTVYFTRCMTKKKTRLGCAIYTSKKVGSQWGETEMLPLVKNDTSIAGHPSIGLKDQYLFFASDMPGGFGGKDIWYVKYNKKGKTWSDPVNLGSEINTSGNEMFPYIHEDGRLFFASDGHPGMGSLDIFVSDRVGTTDKWNNVQNMRSPINSSYNDFGIVFDGLKDRGYITTDRPGGRGSDDIWSFRIPPLKFILAGTITDVGDGSAIPGVNVKLIGTDGSTVEVKTDELGYYEFDQIPGGTQRYINNETSYTIEVSKESYLNGKGQETTVGLTESTKLVHDFKLQGFSPDVAIVFPEVRYDLAKAELQVNDEVNSKDSLDFLYNTLIDNPTIVIELMAHTDSRGKDAANMKLSQRRAQSCVDYLISKGIPADRMVAKGYGESKPKIDDATIKALPTREEQEAAHQKNRRTEFRVLRDDYVPAPTPEQAPGEGTESEGDGTGN
- a CDS encoding phosphoribosylformylglycinamidine cyclo-ligase; the protein is MASKYEKRGVSAEKTDVHKAIANIDKGLYPKAFCKIVPDYLTGDDNHCVVMHADGAGTKSSLAYAYWKETGDISVWKGIAQDALIMNIDDLLCVGATGPIMLSSTIGRNKGLIPGEVIKAIIEGTEELIEDLRQYGVDIISTGGETADVGDLVRTIIVDSTVVARMKKSDVVDNANIKPGNVIVGLASFGQATYEKEYNGGMGSNGLTSARHDVFNKETAEKYPETYDASIDNDLVYSGSMGLTSEVEDAPLDAGKLVLSPTRTYAPVIAAILEKYRDQLDGMVHCSGGAQTKILHFVGEHRVIKDNLFEVPPLFKLIKEQSETEWKEMYQVFNMGHRMEIYTDEDTAQKIIEISNSFNIPAQIVGRVEEAEKRELIIKSEFGEFTY
- the prfA gene encoding peptide chain release factor 1; the protein is MIEKLELIKERFGEVSKMIVDPEVIADMKRYVKLNKEYKSLGKIVEEYDKYQEVIENISNNKEIIATEDDPEFKQMAEEDLKELEPRKVELEENLKQLLIPKDPEDEKNCVMEFRAGTGGDEASIFAGDLFRMYTKYCESRGWTVSVMDVNYGTQGGYKEVIMEVSGEDVYGDLKFEAGVHRVQRVPQTETQGRVHTSAATVMVLPEADEFDVEIKTSDIRKDLYCASGPGGQSVNTTYSAVRLTHIPTGIVAQCQDQKSQPRNYEKALQVLRSRIYDMELQKKLEADSEKRKGMVSSGDRSAKIRTYNYPQGRVTDHRIGLTLYNLSSVMDGDIQKLVDELKIAENAAKLQEGE
- the pyrF gene encoding orotidine-5'-phosphate decarboxylase; translated protein: MTRSELVAEIRRKRSFLCVGLDTDINRIPKHLLDSEDPIFEFNKMIIDATKDYCVAYKPNIAFYESLGEVGWKSLKKTLDYIPDNIFTIADAKRGDIGNTSKLYARAFFETQDFDSITVAPYMGEDSVTPFLSYENKWVILLALTSNKGALDFQQQELQSGGKVFEKVLTVSAQWGSDENMMYVVGATRGEDIGEVRKHVPNHFFLVPGVGAQGGSLEEVVKFGMNKDCGLLVNSSRGIIYASDKEDFAVQAGKEAEKIQIQMASYLKEYGMI